GGTCCAACTGTGAGGCAGGGCCTTCTGTGGTAGGGGATGGAGGAGGCTTGATCTTCTCTATCTTCCCTGCAATGACATGAAAAAGAACAACCATTTCTAAGCTGAGGACTCACAATTTGTTTACCAAAGATGACAGCTGGAGAAGCATTTTCAGCAGGTTTTGAACGAAGAAACAGTTTGGAACGAAGTCTAGGAAACAATCTGCTAAATGAGGATGGTCATGGacttgaaaaaaacctctcccttttcctgtaACCCACTACACCAAAACACTACAAAATCTTTTTACAAAACCACTGTTTACAAAAGTACCTGCTTGAAATATTCTGTTTCCTTCTACATGATTTCTGCAATTTGGAAATGTTTGTAAGATTCTGGAAAAccacaagatgatttttttcgTTCTCAGCCAATGCAACATGCAGGGACTATGCACGAGACATCCAAAGAAGGTCTCTTGTTAAACACAGCTGCCTTGTATTTCTCCAGTgctttttatctgcttttgtAGCAAGAAAGGCTTTGAGTCAATCCCTTGGTGTTTTTCCCTGTAGCTGTTTCCTGCATGTTTCGCAGAGTGTTCCTGTGGCAGAGCACGATCAGGTCTCTGTCCTATAAACTCTCGGTTCAGATATGGCCTTTGAGTTTCCTCCTGGATGAAAGACAGAGagctcatttttctctctggctgAGCCCATTGCATCCCATGGAAGATCGTTGTTTTGAGCACAGCAACCCCAAAGGCAGGTAAAAGGCACACCAGAAAAAGAGACTGCTTCTGTAAGCTGCAGCACAGTTCACAGGTAGAGAACCTGTGCTTCTTTGGGAGGGACAAAGCTGCCTTTCTCATCACCAGGCACTGACTTGGGATGAACCACCCACCATGTTCTGTTGGGAAGAATGAAGACCACAGTGACAAGTCATGGGAATGATATGTTGGGGTTCTCAGCTGtgacaggagaaagaaatgctgaaCCAAAATCTTACTTCCTTTTCCATGAACCATCATTAACTCCTTAAAATAAGACACTTcaatgaatgcaaaaaaaaaaataacataaatagAGAAACATATCCACTGCAAACCCCTTAAAAACAAGTGAAATAATCAGAGGAATGATGCTGATTTTCAGGAAACATGCtgctgaaacaaatgaaaacccTAACTGGTCCTTCAAATATCAAAAAGCATCATGGCAATTGCAGCCACTAGAGAGCAGCCTTGAAATCTCCTGTAAGAATCAACAAGATTTATTCTTGAAAGAAGAGAGCCAACACTGCAGAGGTATTTTTACAAGAACTCCCCTTGCCAggcttttttcatttctgatcaGTGGCGAAAAACCCAGCATGATAAGTTTTTCATTACAGGCGTAATTTAAGATGGGCAATGCTGTGATGAAGCTGGGAATCCATCCTCTTTGTATCACCCTACCAAAGACTGGAGGGAGCGTTTCTGTGGGCCCAGATTCTTCTCTGGGTTGCATGAAGATGTGCTCCACAGATAAACAGGAGTTATGCTGCCAAAGCAGAGGCCAACAGTAGGTCCCAAGCTGCCCAGCTGCACCCATGTGTGACAGTTTAGACACAGCACAAGAGACTTGAAACTACTGTCACCCTGTCAATTAGGCCCAGTGGGTAAAAAAGAGTGATAAAAATGAAAGGCCTGATTAAGGGTCAGATGTCTTGCtcaattccttttttcttacaGTAGTAATTGCCTTGCATGGATGGACATAATGGAGGAAGAATGAGGTTTTTCAGATGTCTGCCCAACTTGTACCTTCTCCAGGGatacagacacagcacaagaCACTCAAATCTATGGACAAGTCTaatggctgaaaaaaaatccttctacTCCGCCTCTCCCAGAAAACAATGCAAATTGTAGGTTTTAGAGATTTCCATTTAAGAAAGGGGATATCTTCAAGGAGGACTGTTCATCCTGGATGGAAGGCCCATCAATTttcataatcacagaatcaaaaaaattaatgttggaaaagaccttcaaaaTCACTGACTCCAAGCTTTGTAttgcatgtgtgtatatatattgtAAGTATACAATATATGTCCACATATTATACATATGATGGCTATAGCATCCCAGATCTAAATATACATATTTACTTTTTACTTAGAGATGCTGTtgaactttttaaaagacatctgcatgaaaaattttcaaaataagacatttcagcagcacagactgtTTCAGGAAACCAGTCTGTGCTGAAGTCAGGGGATTGCTGaagtagttaaaaaaaagatcCCTCTAGTAAGAGCCTCATTACTGCACCAGGTGAAACATGGGCTTCTTTCCTCTTGCTGTGCAGGAGGTGAGGAATGCAAATATGCAAAATCACAAACAAGCAAGCTGTAAACAAAGAACCTCTCAAAGATTCTTTCCCTTCATAGACATCCTCCACTAGGGAGGGAGtaagaaagcaaagggaaaatgagTTAGGTTAGCATGTTGTTAAGGCACTGCTGGAAGTATTCTGGGGATGGCTGATGAGCACTCCAGAGGAATCCTTAGAGAAAATTATTAACTATCTTTTTTTCATACCAGTGTCTATAAAGGGGTAAGGAAAAAGCATATTCCATAAACGTTTCTGCTCTAGCCTTTCtcaaaatttgatttaaaaaggaAGTTCATGCAAATGTATTGTATCTGATCCTTATTCTGTGCATGCTTACAAGGCATTAAAAATTTTGCAACCACCTCAAAATATCTTGCCCCAAAGTTTCAGCTTCTCTTCCCACCACACAAAAAGTATCCTCAGGCTATGGCTGAACCTGAGAAGCTTTCTAAACATAGGTCTTAGATAAAAATTGAAGGGGAAAATGGTTTTGAGGCTGAAGTGGTTTCTCTGACAGAGGCTtgagctccagggctgccacTCAGGGTAAGAAAgtagagagaagaaagaaaaggacagcACACACATCCCTCACAGTCACCTACAGTTTAGAGGTATCTGACTGCTTGCATTTCTAAGCTGCAACTTCCCTACTTAGGCTTATGCCACCCACTGAAATTCTCTCATTTAGTTCATCACCTGAGGGCAACAGAAGATGAGCATGGTGGGCAGTTCTCCTCGATGCTTGTGCAAGTGTTTGAGTGCACATGAGCACAATGTGCCTTCTGCCTCACTAAATACTTTAGTGACAAGCACCAAGAAGGCAGATGTGGCAGCTTCCCAAAGTATCTCTCAGGCATGGTTTCTTCTGCTAGGTACTCTCCATCCCCCATCATGAGACAGCAGACATTGACAAAGGGTTTGGCTCCAGATGAAACGCCTTCACTGAACCAAGACCTCTCCTGTAATGATTTTCACACCTCATTTTGAGGAACAGGATTACTCAGAGCCAGGCACTATAGGAACTTAGATACAAGTCCTTCACAGTTAAAGTTACTTTTAATAAAAGGAATAACAAAAAACATGGGAATTACATCACCATGCTTATATTGGATTCCTCTTATGTCACACTCTTATCATCCTGCTCAAATAAACTATCAGACAGCCCCAAATGCTCCGCCCAGCAGAGATGCTGTACTACCTGCACGCTGTTGGAGGAAACCACTGtcttgctgtgcagctgctcacATCATGCTACATGCAAGCaaaacagcacaggaaacaTGCAGATTTAAATAGGGTTCCACAAATATTTTGGGATCCATGTTGACTATCCATATAGCAATACTCTTTTTTGGTCTTCATTGAGTTTTCTCATGCAGCAAACctgatttttggggggaaaaattcACATAGgttcttcatcttcttcaccTTTCCAGGAATGTCCTGGAAGGTCTTCTTCAGTGTACACATTCCACTGAAATGATTCTGTGTCTCAATTCAGTGATCTGAGATGGGTTAAAAGATTGCTTCAAATCATcaacaaaaaattttaaaggataaaACTGTTAGCACTACAGAATTTATTACTAAGAGACCTTTTGGATTGTGCTGGGTGATTGACAGACAAACTAAATTTTACCATCAGTTTTATGAAAGCTGCATGTCAGGGTGAGTAAAGCCAGCCTATTTGCTACCTAAAGTAATTAGCAGTTACTGCACAAATTCACCTACATGAATTGTGTAATCTGCCACACTTCAGTTAAATTACAGTGCAGTTCACTGCATCCCTTTTTGTGTTCATTCTTTCTGTTACCTATGTAATTATCCACCTAGTTCAAAGCAATAAAGGGGAGCAGTGGTAATAAATAATCAGGAAACACCAGGAGTCCTAGTAAAGCTACTCTGCCCAGACCACCACCTAAAAACAGCTTGATTGTTAGGCCATTGCTAATTAAGTTTAGTATTATGCCTTCTCAAAAGACTGAGTATGCACTTCCACGCTTACGGattagaaacagatttttcaaatttataCTTGACCCTTAATCCCTTTCTGCTGAGGTATCCTGATGTTAGTGCCAattctttctttggaaaaggcaATTTCCTGACAGCAATACCTCTGTCTCTTCCTATCATTATTATCACCAGTAGTAgaattactattatttttctttgtgaaactAGATATTCATACTACAGTATCAGACATGCCCTACAGCATATTCCTTGCTGGGCCCAACAGAAGCAGGTTTCCTTTTCTGCACTGTatgtcagctctgctctgtctATCCTAACAGTCCAATGTTTGTGCCTCTGCTAAATTACAACTTGCTTTTTTCACAAATATTGAAAAGATCCTGAAATTGTTAAAAGGGAGGTTGCTGCAATCTTGCAAGAGACTACATAATGTTCCTCCACCCTATTTCTAATGATGCCTGCAGGCATTAACATGAATATAGCTGGCTAAAGGGACAGCAAGGAAGAGATAAACTGAGGTTTACACACCTTCCAATGCTAAGGGTGCTGAGCTGACGTCCTGCGGCTGAGGGCTATGCTGAGCATATCTGCTGTTCAGAAGGCACCAAAAGTAGAAGAACTAGGAACTTCGGCAatgttctttgtgtttttttgatCAATGATATTCTTAAACACTGCCACATACTCATCTTTTCCTAGAAATTATCCCTTTGCTTTGTCACTTGCTGCAAATTGCAGTCGCTTGAGTCATTGGCTAGGAGAtcccaattttctttttttgaacaTATGGCGTTTGGACAATTAAAGGAAACTGTCTGGAATGATTCATTATAAACAGAAGTTTATAATTTTCTCTAGAATGCAATTTATGACAAACATTTTTACAGACATGAAGTAAGTGCCTTGTTGAGTACATAAAACAGAAGTATGCTGTTTTCCCAGAAGGTCTGTTAAAACGAGCATCAGTGTCAGCAGCCCATCCAACATCACTTCTGAGTAAAATACAATCACTATCGTTCCCATTTTGAGAACTTTCAAGTACAGATGATGCTGGTGTTGAACATAGTCATAAGAACACCTTTATGAAACAAGTCCTCCTAACTGACGTCTGTGGTACCCTGTATCTCATGTCCTGTCAGACATTTCTGAGAACACTTCAGATTAGAGAGGATCCTTATGAAAAAGCTGTACTAGAGGAGTTATAATAAcagcattttgaagaaaaaactgGTATTTGCTTCcaaatttgctttcattttttttttccaaaaatacatGTTGAGATCATCTTCTttgcagaagaaacaaaactaagTATTCACTATTTATAGTAAATAAACAAAGTGTAAAAGTAAGTAAAGTAAAACTCAAAAGTTCAGAATCATACTGAGTAATGGGCTAAATCTATATCTTATTCAAGCTTACCAtgactttcaaaagaaaatgactACCACTGGCTTGAATTTACACCACTGGAAATACAGACAGCATTTAAGTACACTCAGCAAAATGAACACTTTTTCACAATGAGCACTGTTAATGAATCTTATAGGCACTTGCAAAGTATATGCAGTTATATGCTTAATAAAAAACACTACACAGAAATAAGCCTGGTGTGTGTTTCTTAGTATGGGTTTTTTAGtatgtattttttctatattaGTTTAGAAGGCATCAGTGCTTGACATTACTTCTTGAGGAGGGGGAGAGATACGCTGTAACTGCTGTGAAtgtctgcaaaaaaacccagaaactgATTGGTCAAGAGGACTTCCACTGAATCTATTCAACGTTTTGTTTGTGATGACTGTTTAATTCAGTCATGAATAACATCAGCTAAAATGCATGGCAACTCATAGCTCTGCATATCATTTTACATGACAAAGCTCATTAAGACCAAGACctcaaaacagaaagcaaaatgcacagaaaaagtAATCTAACttaaaccccaaaatctgcATATCTCCATTACTTTTGTACTTCCATAATGATGTGCAAGAGAACAGAACGCCTATTAAGGAAGCCCTTGTATGTTTGTCTTTCAAATAGCCACACAGCTGTaaaaactgctgctgtgcttcctTGAAATAATCCTAAATTTCAGTGGGTGGTCTGAGCAGCACAGTGATTGACATGTCATTCTACAATGTGGCAGTGGGTGAATACAGAACAGGGTTTAGTAAGGATGATCAGAATCCCTGTACTGTATTTGTGAAAAACCAGAACCTTCTGCAGGTCTGCTCACGGCTAGAAAATTAAGCTGTTCCTTGCAGTTTCCAGGCAGATGGAGTCATCTGCCTTCCCATCCCCTGCAAAacaatgttttcattaaaagatgACATAAAACTAAACTATACCTGACCCTTCAGTCACATTTCACTTTCGCTCTGATACTTTGGGCTCTTACCTGGTGCAGTTTTGTAAGACACAGTTCTGGTGGGCATGGGCGGTGCACTCTTCGTAACAGGGCTTGGTGCCATTTGAAGACCCTGCCGCTGTCTCTTCAGCTCCTCTTCTcgttcctgagcagctctgatCTCTTCTTCTATCATTGACAAAGTTCGCTGTTTCCTTGACCGTAATTTGAAAGGGCCCACAGTGACTTCAGGCTCCTGTGTGGCTAGGATGGAGGCGGTGCTCCGAAGCTCCGCTGCTTCTGAATACTTGCTGAAATAGCTGACTTCATGCCTGTTTTCCTCCACAAGGAACGGCTGGCTGGCTGTGTACACGGGTGACTGCTGCAaactcttcccttccctgagtCCTGAGTCTTCCTCTTTTGAAGTCTTTGGTATGGTGTCCCTTTTCTCTTGAACTGGTGAAGACACCTGGGGTGGCTCAAACATTGGATTCTGATGCTCCTtggaggctggagctggcccAGTGCCAGCTGGCTTCTCTTTGGCTGAGACCTCTTTCTCTGCTGGGATTTCTTCTTCCTTCGGGTTCACTTTATCCACCTGCTCAGCTATGGCTTGTTGGATGGCGTTTTGAACCAGTAGGCCAGCGTGGTACTCCAGCTGGTCATCCATCAGCATGGAGTCTGccaaggcagaggagggagaatCACAGCCTGGGTCACTGAAAGATTTGGAGATGCCTTCAGCTTGGCAGTCTGCCGGAGTTTCGGCCTGTGGGGTCTGTGGCAGAGAGAAATCCACTAGAGAACTCTCCTGCAGGGCGCTCATGGTCTCATTGGAGGCACCGCTGTCACTTATGTTATCCATGCTGAAGTCATTGGAAAGGGTTTCCAAGACAGTAGTATCCTGAGACCTGACAGACAAGTCATCCAAACCGGAGTCAAGCTCCTCTGGAGGTGAAGAGGCACTGCCTGACTTCGATAAGTGATCTAGAATTCCCTGTCCATCATCTTTCACCATTGTGAAGACTGCCTTTGCACTCATGAATTCTCCATCCTCTGCCCACAGTTTTGAGGCtggtgcagctctggggctATCAGTGCAAGATAACTCTCTTGCTGTGTCAGTTGTGGTAGCCTGAGTGCTTTTGTCACCTTCTGGGCTACAGGAGACTTTCTGTGCTTTGACAACTGTGGCATTGTTACCCTCAAGGTGTCCAGTTTGCCCACACACTGAAACGGGTCTTGTCACAGAGGAGATCGGCCTGTCCACATATGGAGAATTGAGGCTTTTGTAGAAGGGTTTGATGGAAAACATTTTGGGTGTTCCTGACCGCCTTGGTGTGGCCTGACCCTGCGATGGACCTGAATACTCCATCAGCTGGAACTGCTTCCTGGCGGCCGAGAAGTCAATTTGTTCTGTGACAATATCTTCTTTCTTGATATTGACTGGCTCTGGGCATGCAAAGGAGCAGCTGACCTGTTTGGGGGACACTGGTGCTGcaccttgctgctgctgctgcctctccttgcGTTCCTTGTACTTCTTGTGAGACTCCAGATGCTCTTCATCCAGCTGATCCTCCAGGGGCTTCTCCTGAGGAGGGTTCCACCATTTGGCAGcaatgttggggtttttcttgaCAGCCTGGCTTTTAATGAgttcccttctttctttttcaagttcCATCATTTCCTCTGATGGTCTCACTTTGCGGactctgtatttttccttttcttcttcatcttcaaaGAGCTTTGAGGGCTTTTTGTCTTCGTGGAAGGCTCGCAGTTCAAACTTTGCCTCTCTCTTAAGGGTGGTAAGAGTTGTTTCTCCATCCTTAGAGGATCTTCTGGAACTGTTTGAAGAGGTGGGACTTCCTGGCACCTTCAGACTCTCCCTAGTGTCTTCTTTCAGTCCACCCAAGGAATGGCCATTAGATTGCAGGCTCTCATCTGTTATATTAGCTTCACACGGCTCGACCTCCAAGGATGCCTGCTTGTctgctacatttttttctctttcactggATACTGACTCCTTATTGACATTAGCAGGTGCTCCTGAACCATCCATAATGGAGACTGCACTTGGTTCAGGGGAGGATGTCCCATTAAATGTACTGTCTGCAGCAGAATCGCAACAATTTGCCTCCAGCACTTCATCTAGGTATCTGATCTCTTTAGCAACTTCACTGTCCAGAGATTCATGCCTGTCCCTAAGTCCATTTCGGCTGGCAGCAGGGGAAAAGAAGTGGGTTGGATTGTCTATGGGATGTGGTGAAGCCACTGTGGTGATGCTTTTATGTTCAGAAACTGGAACttcaatttccattttctcttcctttgtaGCAAACACAGTAGCTGGCTCCAAGAAATTGGCACAGTTTTGgtctctgttttttcttaacCTGATGTCATCCTCAGAGATTCTGGaagatttctaaaataaaagagagcAAAATTATGAAGTCTTAAAAAATGCACACCTAATTTTTTGCAGAGCAAACACCATCTGGAAAATGAATCTTAGCATTCTTAAAGTTGAGATTAAAGCATTCCTTCAGAGCATGAGAATACAAGGCAAGCCATTAACCCAAAAAATAGGAAGCTACCTTACCATATGCTGGAAAAGatactaaaacaaaaacaaacttttaTTTAAGAATCTCCCACTTACTTACCATCCTCACTTTGTCATTATTTCCAGTCTATGTCTTGGTCTGTGACTAGGAATAAACTTTGAATTTCTAAGTTAACAGTAACTTGGCAGTTTAGATCGCTCAAAGATTTGTACATGCATTACACACCACCTATCATCTTGGTACTCTAAAACTGCTTTCCACACCTGAAGGAAATCTCATAATGCTTCTACTGATGAAAATTATTACTGCCTATGCTTTGCAGAAACAGATGCTAATGTGCCAAAAGAGTTGTTGATTCACACCAAGACAGTAAAAATGACGTGGCAACAATAGGGCATATTCAGTTCTCAATGGATCAACCCTGGCCATCGAACATGGAGTAGAATTACAGTGCTGGAAAGACATTGGGTCTTTCTCCATCCCACATGGAAACCCACACACAATTGTGCTTGGGAGACAGGAAGTATCTGCAACTCCCATAGCATGAAGAACACCACAAAGAGCATGACAGGGACCACAGTCATGATATTCTCCCTCTCACTTCTTTGATCTGTAGTGCAGATGTATTGGATTCATGTTTCTCCCTGATGTGTTGCCTCTGGTCAcaagaaaattactgaaataagTACTATTTCTGCTCATATATGGGCAGATTTTACTGGTTAAGCAGCCTAATGAACTTCCTGAGAAGTCTGAAGGAACTTCTGATTAAGTTTGTAACATGTCAATTAACTTCTCAATAATTCTATACTACTAAAAGgcaaaaacaacccaaaacaccAAAGACAAAGAGGACATTTTAAACATGGTTCTTCAAAAAGCACTTGCTAACTTCCTAAATCATGACAACCAGAAGTGATACATCATTGACTTTGACTTGCCTTTTGAAACAGAGGTGATATCTGTCTGTCTTGCTTTCCATATGTTCCTGTGTGTGAGCCACTGACTTGGAAAGCAAATGGCATTGATCCAACTCCGTGAACTCAGTGGCTACCAACAAGAGCACCATCGTCTGCTAGTTGCCCCTGCCTTGCTGTCCCTTATCCAGCATGCTATGAATACACACTGCAGCAGAAGATGATCAACGAGGAGCACTTACCAGTGACCTGAACAACCACATTGTCACTGGATTTATAAAGGCAGCCAAATGCATTTGGCACACCTTAAGGAATTACAGCCAGTCACCTAGAAGAGCTCCTTCTAAAAACATCCTGAAGAGCTTTCTGTTGAATTACGTAGTTGTACACAGGTGAAGACAATGCCAGCTTCAGACATTAGATATTTTCTTCCTAACTGTGCTTaaacattggaaaaaaaaccccttaaaaacaaacaacctgcTTTTGTCTACAAATATTACTTGACAAACTTCACTGGCCTTACTGGCTtcacttcttcattttctgttgaGTTTAGAAATATTCCAGCTGAAGTTTATAGTAGTTTTCTTAAAGCATATTGTATTTTTCGTAATTTAAATATCTAAATGTGGACCTTTTCTTGTTTAGTCCTGTTAATAATATATTCAAGAAATCAGATGCTCTGCAGACAAATACAGAGTGAGTATAAAAAGCGCTTTTACAAGTAGACAGAGATGGAATGAAAGAATCATCGATCAAGGCTTCTTTTAACCTGAAAGGGCCAATACTGCTCTTGATTTGCTGGCAGAGCTCCACATACACAATAGGTAATCAGGTGACAGAATTTAAGACTGCCATACCTTTTTTATATTTGGGGTTACATCTTCCCGGCTTGACTTCCTTGTGCAAAAATGAGTATGGTGGCACCTAGAGCAGTCTGTGCAAAGTGCAGTTACTTTGCAAAGTGCAGACAGGATAGCCATCCTCTTTCACACACACAATGGGTATGCAATTATGCCCCCACTAATATTTGCTTCTAATCTAACAGATCAAAGCCACTAGTAACATTGGTAGCTAACTACATCCTCTGTAGCTACAAAAATGTATCTTGAATGGACACAGAAAATCAGTTAATGAATATGTGTTCTCCTGCCACTGAAATACAACTCCCTGCAGAGCCAAACCAAAGCCAAAGGGTGCCTTGACCTGTGCTTCTGTATCTGCACACCATGGACCTGGAAATACACATGATTGTCCCAGAGACTGCATTTGCTAAAGCATGTCTATTTCCACCACTACTCCAATGTGTGAACCACTCCAATTCACATAATATTTGGATATTCAAGTTTGGTAACAGAACCACAGGTGCAGTTTTTTGCCTAAATCTCTTTGTCAGTAAGAGTCCATCCTCTCACCATAGCTGCAATCCATAACTCACAATTAAGGCACATGCATGTAACAGTATAATCAGGGCATGTATTTGTGACAGCATGTAATTCTCGAAGTGCATGCATCTATGCAATTAGTGTGGGACATGTAATTATGTAGAAAAACAGACAATTATGCAGTGAAACCAATGAGGAAACACTGGTTCTTATTGGAGGAGCCTTTCTGTGTCAGGGATTAGTAACTGAGCATGAAGAAGGACTCCCAGCATGGCAGATAAGCCAGTGAGGGTCgccaggagaggaaaaaaacccatgtttAAAAGAAccacccattttttttcccctcaaaacaTTGTGGCAGAATCTGGAGACAACTCTGTGAGGTCACAGCAATGAAGATTATGCTCCAGACACTCCTGCGAGGAGCAGAAATGAATCTACTAATGAATTACTTGAAGAAGAGAACTGAGATAGCTAAGGACAGAAGTAGATGGCAAAACAAAGCCTTTCAAGACAGTCCAGGCCACAGCACCTGCACAAGACAACTGAGGAGGTGTGGGAAAACGGCACACATTGGGGATGAGCCACCATGGGTGGGAGGAGGTTTGGAGGAAGGGGGCAGTGGGATACACATGCCTCAGTTTTTTGGCAGAAGGAGGGGAGCTTTCCAGGGGGCTGCTTTTGCTTCTCCTTGATAAGCCTATATCAGCAGCTTTGTACTTGTTGCCTACAGGGAGAAGGCTTTTCAAAGCCTGCACCATTACAAAGACCAGTGAATGGGAAAAGAGCTGCATTCAAACTTAACTGTAGTCAGCCATACCACATTCACAATGATGCCCTTAAACTACTCATCTAGACCCAGATTTTCCAGAAGTTGCTGTTACATTTACACAATCTCTGAATGTGCATTCATTTCTAAGTCAAGATGCAACAGGGCAATTAGTGTCACTTCTACAATGCTGCTCACATTGTAGCAAACCACAGTTATTAGCAGCTTAGAAAATTATTagcatattttctctttggCCGAATTCTTAATCTACAAAAGTGTAAGTGTTTGGGCAACCAGCtcttttagaaggaaaaaatgtgggtGTACTACTAGCAAGACCAAACAAATGTTCTGCCAGAGCCTTCTTTTGTTTGACACAACAAAAAATGCTTATGGAAACAAGTGGAAGGCCATCCTTGTGAGTAAGACCAACATTCTTCTGAAGCATAAGTGGCAAtggtgggaagggaaaggattAAA
The genomic region above belongs to Sylvia atricapilla isolate bSylAtr1 chromosome Z, bSylAtr1.pri, whole genome shotgun sequence and contains:
- the PALM2AKAP2 gene encoding PALM2-AKAP2 fusion protein isoform X3, encoding MAEAELHKERLQAIAEKRKRQTEIEGKRQQLEDQILQLQHFKSKALREKWLLQGIPAGSAEEEEARRKQSEEDELKVKKLEENIHRLEQEIQKLESEESQISAKEQIILEKLKETEKSFDNLQKSFSDQDGDAVNYIYSQIPELPTLYSRTAEPVPGWDGSSRVAALCTMEINVEKDKQTGETKIVSASPVGPDEAHQRGFKVYDDGSKVVYEVHSGGTVVENGVHKLSSKDVDELMQKAGQSSVKGGYETMTVSDKNMVADGNLSHMKEQMLFKEAKLEMVHKSSKGRAVNPQPQDKPCSGETPEANADQPVTMIFMGYQNIDDEEETKKVLGYDETIKAELVLIDEDDEKSLREKTVTDVSTMDGNAAELVSGRPLSDTTEPSSPEGKEESLPLEAAPGAGGLAMMLKNPLGPCSCESSEAKKGAGKSSRISEDDIRLRKNRDQNCANFLEPATVFATKEEKMEIEVPVSEHKSITTVASPHPIDNPTHFFSPAASRNGLRDRHESLDSEVAKEIRYLDEVLEANCCDSAADSTFNGTSSPEPSAVSIMDGSGAPANVNKESVSSEREKNVADKQASLEVEPCEANITDESLQSNGHSLGGLKEDTRESLKVPGSPTSSNSSRRSSKDGETTLTTLKREAKFELRAFHEDKKPSKLFEDEEEKEKYRVRKVRPSEEMMELEKERRELIKSQAVKKNPNIAAKWWNPPQEKPLEDQLDEEHLESHKKYKERKERQQQQQGAAPVSPKQVSCSFACPEPVNIKKEDIVTEQIDFSAARKQFQLMEYSGPSQGQATPRRSGTPKMFSIKPFYKSLNSPYVDRPISSVTRPVSVCGQTGHLEGNNATVVKAQKVSCSPEGDKSTQATTTDTARELSCTDSPRAAPASKLWAEDGEFMSAKAVFTMVKDDGQGILDHLSKSGSASSPPEELDSGLDDLSVRSQDTTVLETLSNDFSMDNISDSGASNETMSALQESSLVDFSLPQTPQAETPADCQAEGISKSFSDPGCDSPSSALADSMLMDDQLEYHAGLLVQNAIQQAIAEQVDKVNPKEEEIPAEKEVSAKEKPAGTGPAPASKEHQNPMFEPPQVSSPVQEKRDTIPKTSKEEDSGLREGKSLQQSPVYTASQPFLVEENRHEVSYFSKYSEAAELRSTASILATQEPEVTVGPFKLRSRKQRTLSMIEEEIRAAQEREEELKRQRQGLQMAPSPVTKSAPPMPTRTVSYKTAPGKIEKIKPPPSPTTEGPASQLDPPPEESAGAQRPKNLMQTLMEDYETHKTKRRERMDDSAYTCKLLSSKVTSEVLEATRVNRRKSALALRWEAGIYANREEDE